CCGACCGGTGCCACCACGCGTTGAACGTGAGCGCACTCGGATAGGGCACCGACGGGTCGGCCGAGACACGGTCGAGCACATGAGGCAGGTGATGTGTGGACGGCAGGCTGGTTTGGTAATCAATCCAGCCGCTGTAGCCGAGCGCCTGCACGTTGGCGATCTCGGCAGCGCTCGGGCCGTAGGTGGCCTGGATGAGGAACCGCGCGGCGGCGTTCGAGTTGCTCGAATCGTCGCTCCAGGCCGGCGGATCGGGCGGCGGCGTAAATGTCTGGGTGCCATTGGCCAGCGTGAAATGGCCGTTGATCTCGCCGCCCGGGTAGTTGGCGGTGTGGAGGTTAATGTAAGCTTTGCCCTCCTTGATGATCTCCCGGATCTCACCGGCGGACAGCGCGCCGACCGGCGCAATGGTCCAGAGGTAACTGCCGTCGGACTGCTGCGGCGTCGTATCAATATCGAACATGATTTGGCCCGGCTTGCCCAGATACGGCTCCGAATGGATATGCTGGCCGGTGATCGGCGCGGTAAGGTTGTTGTACGTGAACTTCAGCACTGCGTGCGATTCATCGGGGCTGACGCGCAGGGTGGCGCTGCCCACACCTGAACTGACCGCGCCGGCCTGGGCGAGCATCGTGGCGCTGTAAAGCGTGCCGGGCTGATAGGTCGGCGGCACCGGGAAGAAGCGAGACAAGACGTAGCCCGGGATTACCTCGTTGGGAACGTCGTTGGTGCCGGTGGGGTCCTGGAGCCAGGCGACGGACCAGTTGTCGTTCGTTCCGGCGCCGGCTTTGTGAAGAATCTCGAGGTAGTAGCGCTGGCCGGCCACGAGCGCCAGCCACGGCGACCGTTGGTTTGGCTGGAGGTTCCACTGGCGCGGAGCGGTCGGAGCGCTGGACAGGACATATGCGCGCCTGACTTTGTTCACAGGCTCGCTGTCGCTGGAAATCCACAGCTCGGCCGAGTCGCCGGCCGCGAGCCAGAAGTAGTAATTGCCTGTGACCGGCGCTGTGAGGTAGCCCCGGACGCGCTCGCCGTAGTTGTCGCCAAAGTCAGTGATCCCCTCGAGGGTGCCCAGCGAGTTGGTCAGCGTGGCCGGCGTGTTTAGCGGGATGTCCGCGACGTTGACGCCGCTGACGCTGGTCCAGACCTCGCGCGTCACGGCGCTGCCGGTATCCAGCACCTGGATGGCTACGACAGAGCTGCCCAAACCCGCCGAGTTGCCGGCTGTCAGGGTCACCTGGTAGTCGCCGGCCAGCGTGGGAATGCCGCTGATCACTCCGTTGGTGGAGTTGAACCCGAGCCCGGGGGGCAAGCCGCTGGCGGAGTAGGAACTGGCGGAATTAGCCCCCACGTTTGTGTAGTTGAACGGAATGCCGACGAAGGCCACCGCCGTTATTGGGCTGACGACGGCGGACGGCGCGTTGGTGGTTGGATAGAGCCTGCTGGCGGGTATGATCTGCTTGGCCTGGCTTGGGCTATACCACGAAAGCCGGGCCGAGGCTGTGCCCGTGAGCTGGAAATACTCCATCCTGATGTTGTATCGCACGCCTGCTTGCAGATCTATGGTGCCGACGGAGTCAGCGGCGTTCCGGCTTGACCACACGTTAACAATGAGTTGGTCATTGACCCAGAGCTTTACACCGTCGCCGGTATTGGCGACGAAGTAGTAGGTCTCCGAGTACTGGGGCTGCACCTGGCCGGTCCACCGGACGCAGTAATAGCCGTTATTCGGGATCGGATTGGTGGTGTTGCCCCAGGTGAAATCAATCGTCGGGTCCACACGGGTGAGCTTCAGGTTGGCCGGATTGAAGTTCGCGCTGCTGGAGTAAGTCGCGCTGGAATTGGTATAGTATTGGCCCGTCAGGCCGGTGCCGCCGGGGGTTGCCGAAGGATAAATCACCACGCTGGCGTTGCCGGGGGCGCCCTGCTGGTAGCCGCTTCCGGGCAGCAGTTTCAAGGTCGCAATGACCGGCAGCAGCAAGTTCGTGTTGGCCAGCGGCGTCACAGTCATGGATTGGGAACTCGCGCCTGCCGGGAAGTGAACTGTCCGCGGCACGACGGCATGGTCCAGGCCTTCAGTCGCCACGCCCGGACCCGGCCCGGCCAGGGTCAAGTTGGCGGTAAAGGCAGTTAACGGGAACCCGCCGCGACTGAGGGTCACCAGCCCAGAGTTTACGGCGTTCTGCCCTGCGTCGGGTTGGATGGCGGTCGGGTCGGTGGCCACGATGGTCACGACATTCTGCGACGCGAGCTGGCTCACTGAGTAAACGTAATCGTTCATCGGTTGACCGTTGCCGTCCAATTGGCTGTTGCTGGCGGCCTTGGCCGGGTCCAGACCGAGTTCGTATTCCTCCCAATCGCTCACCCCGTCGCCGTCGGTGTCCAGGTCCGCAATGGCGATGCGGAGGAACTTCGAGGTGCCGATGGCGGGCGCGCTGAGCGTGACGATTGTGCCGGTCCGCGCTGCCACGCTGGCCTCCGTCACCCAGTTGGACGCGCTGGCGGGGCCAAGCTCGGCAACACTCTGCAACTGGTATTGCTTTCCGAGCGCACAGGGCATGGTGACCGTGAAATTTGTGACCGAATGGACCGCGGTGGCAATCCGGGCCGCGGAAGCGGGGTCGAGAGGATCGGTGCCCGCGGTGCTTTCGAGGGCATTGGCAACACCGTCTCCATCGGTATCGGCACTCGGGCTGAGATTGCCGGCGTCGAACATGAGTTCCCAGATGTCGCTCATTTCGTTGCCGTTGCGGTCAATCATGATGCCCACGCTTTGGGAGGCGAGCTTCCATACCGCGTAGGCGTAATCGCTCATCGGCTGGCCGTGACTGTCCAGTTGGTTGTTGCTCCAGTCCCTGGTGGGATCGGTGCGAAGTTTGTATTCCTCCCAATCATTCACGCCGTCGCTGTCCGTGTCCACGTCCGCAACCGCGATGCAGAAGAATCCGGATGCGCCGCCGACGGGTGCGCTCAGCGTGACGACGGTGCCGGTTTGCGCCAGGACGCTCGCCGCCGTGACCCAGTTGGACACGCCGGCCGACACGAGGTCCGGCGAACTCAGCAATTGGTAGCGCTTGCCAGGAAAGCCGCACAACGTGACACTGATGGTTGCGGCGGTATGGGCCACCGCGTCAAGCTTGAGCGCGGAGCCGGTGTCGAAGGGATTCGTTCCCGCGGTGCTTTCGAGGGTGTTCGAGACACCATCTCCGTCCGAATCGTCGTTCGCGTTAAGGTTGTCCGCTCCGCAAATTAGCTCCCAGAGGTCACTCCTCCCGTTGGCGTTGAGGTCAATCTTCTGGGCGTGGCAGTGGGCGGCTCCGGCAAGGACGATTGCCAGGACGGCGATACAAGGCCCCACAAGGGTTGATTTCATCAAATGGCGTCTGACGATAAGGAGCCGGTTCGAGTGTTATACTTGCGACGCACGCCTGCCCTATCACCACGCTCTTCCTGACGCGGATACTAACTGACCCGCAGGCGCTTGTCAAGATCGATCTGGCCAGCATCAACCGTCAGCGCGTATGCGTGAAGCTGCTGGAGGAGCGCGGGTATTCTGCCCGCTTTGCGGAGTGCGAGCCAGACAAGCGGGCATGCCCGCGCGCCTTCATGCAGGCGGGCTGAACCAGCGGGGTGGCATTCGCATAG
Above is a genomic segment from Candidatus Paceibacterota bacterium containing:
- a CDS encoding DUF1800 family protein, whose amino-acid sequence is MKSTLVGPCIAVLAIVLAGAAHCHAQKIDLNANGRSDLWELICGADNLNANDDSDGDGVSNTLESTAGTNPFDTGSALKLDAVAHTAATISVTLCGFPGKRYQLLSSPDLVSAGVSNWVTAASVLAQTGTVVTLSAPVGGASGFFCIAVADVDTDSDGVNDWEEYKLRTDPTRDWSNNQLDSHGQPMSDYAYAVWKLASQSVGIMIDRNGNEMSDIWELMFDAGNLSPSADTDGDGVANALESTAGTDPLDPASAARIATAVHSVTNFTVTMPCALGKQYQLQSVAELGPASASNWVTEASVAARTGTIVTLSAPAIGTSKFLRIAIADLDTDGDGVSDWEEYELGLDPAKAASNSQLDGNGQPMNDYVYSVSQLASQNVVTIVATDPTAIQPDAGQNAVNSGLVTLSRGGFPLTAFTANLTLAGPGPGVATEGLDHAVVPRTVHFPAGASSQSMTVTPLANTNLLLPVIATLKLLPGSGYQQGAPGNASVVIYPSATPGGTGLTGQYYTNSSATYSSSANFNPANLKLTRVDPTIDFTWGNTTNPIPNNGYYCVRWTGQVQPQYSETYYFVANTGDGVKLWVNDQLIVNVWSSRNAADSVGTIDLQAGVRYNIRMEYFQLTGTASARLSWYSPSQAKQIIPASRLYPTTNAPSAVVSPITAVAFVGIPFNYTNVGANSASSYSASGLPPGLGFNSTNGVISGIPTLAGDYQVTLTAGNSAGLGSSVVAIQVLDTGSAVTREVWTSVSGVNVADIPLNTPATLTNSLGTLEGITDFGDNYGERVRGYLTAPVTGNYYFWLAAGDSAELWISSDSEPVNKVRRAYVLSSAPTAPRQWNLQPNQRSPWLALVAGQRYYLEILHKAGAGTNDNWSVAWLQDPTGTNDVPNEVIPGYVLSRFFPVPPTYQPGTLYSATMLAQAGAVSSGVGSATLRVSPDESHAVLKFTYNNLTAPITGQHIHSEPYLGKPGQIMFDIDTTPQQSDGSYLWTIAPVGALSAGEIREIIKEGKAYINLHTANYPGGEINGHFTLANGTQTFTPPPDPPAWSDDSSNSNAAARFLIQATYGPSAAEIANVQALGYSGWIDYQTSLPSTHHLPHVLDRVSADPSVPYPSALTFNAWWHRSVTAPDQLRQRVAFALSEIMVVSENGVLRNNARALSSYYDTLLDNAFGNFRDLLEAVTLAPAMGLYLDMRANSKGSLITGLHPNENYAREILQLFSIGLYRMWPDGSLVLSSGDTLVPTYDQDVIMGFASVFTGWNYYQPNQANGRLPTTWSVPANYTNPMVLVPSRHELGAKRLLENVVLPPAWGAQADSTKTNFDYYCSQDLEHALDSIFHHQNVGPFICRQLIQRLVTSHPSRDYLYRVAQRFNDNGSGVRGDLGAVIRAILLDYEARSPGFITQPTFGKQREPLLRVTAPARAFPSPPGLGGTYDQSGTQHITVTTTAAHRLNNNDVVLLDFTDTSGQPAPPTQGYTVTVTSLTNFTVNAPNLLSGTYTQSANVITLSLASHGLQAADPVYLVCTTGGGASGQYQVEAVISTSSFKVNAADSATRSGSGLIHRIQAGGYIQSGTNITVSCSSQHGLSVGEAVLLKFSTGTAPPGVYQVAAVPDPTRFAVVATNSASQTRGGFNAYPLSPPPLTRAGLLGLQQSTWNLGNTDANLTQTPLRSPTVFNYFFPDYKFPGVLAAAGLTTPEFQLTSDTEVAVQMNFLANGILNNGNNTNGLSSFTSGDGDIVLDIGPWMTTNYTATAAGVGNLVDSLSALLTGGQVSAAARTAIVNYVASPSLAYSTPPTSTQIRNRVRAAVHLLLTSPDFTIQK